DNA sequence from the Mangifera indica cultivar Alphonso chromosome 18, CATAS_Mindica_2.1, whole genome shotgun sequence genome:
TGCCGGCCGCACCAGTCCTATAGCAGATTCTTGGTTTTTCTCCCTTCTGTGTGAGTTTGCTTTTCAATATAATCATTTCATGACAGAATTGGATGGCATTGGCAGGGGATTTGCTAGATTTGTAAACATAAGAGATGAAAACGGAGCAACGCCACTGCACTTGGCAGCTCGCCATGGATGGTCAGAATGTGTTCATAGCCTCTTAGAAAATGGGGCTCTTGTTTGTGCTTCAACCGGTGGAAATGGGTAATCTTAGTTACCAATGTGGGCATCTCGTTTGTTTTGTTAGTGATTGCTTCACTGAAATGGATTAGATTTATGTAAATACAGCTACCCAGGAAGTACACCTCTTCATTTTGCTGCTCAGGCTAGCTCGTTGGAGTGTATACGGGAATTGCTTGCTTGGGGAGCAGATAGGCTTCAGCCAGATGCATCAGGGTGAGTCTCATAAGCATCAGCAAGAAATAGAAAGCCCTCTTGTGCTTTTGCAATCAGTTATTACCCTTTGAAATAATTTGCAGATCTTTGCTTTTGATTCTAAAAACCCCCTTGAAACTCTTCTgttgatttaaaagaaaaaattaacaataatggATGTTCCAGGAGAATACCATATGTAATTGCATTGAAGTACAAGCATCAAGCTTCTGCAGCCTTGTTGAATCCTTCATCTGCTGAGCCTCTTGTCTGGCCCTTGCAATTAAGGTTCATGACTGATCTAAATCCAGAGACAAAAGCACAACTAGAAAAGGCCTTGATGGAAAGAAATAAAGAGTGGGAGAAAGCCATTTTGAACAAGACAACCCCCTCACTTCCATCGCCTTCACCTTCTGAGGCCGGTGATGTTGAGCTTTGCTGCATCTGCTTTGAACGTGTGTACTCGATTGAGATCAGAGCATGTGGGCATCAAATGTGTGATCAGTGCACTCTAGCCTTATACTGCCACAAGAAACTTGACCTCACAACAGCCGTTCCCGAGGCCCCCAGTTGCCCCTTCTGCCGCTGCAGCATCGCAAACCTAGTTGCTGTTAAGGTTATCAACGATGTGACAGAGATGGAAGTTAGTCACTCCAATCCAAGGAGATCTAAGAAGTCCAGGAATTCTGGTGAAGGCAGCAGCAGCAGCTTCATGGGTTTATCAACCATGGGCTCATTTGTTAAAATCGGTGGTCGAAATTCAGGAAAACTTGCAGCTGAATGCAACGAAGCAGGTGATAAGTTTTTACAGATGGTAGCTGCGGATCCTCATTCTTGCCTTGTAAGTTGATAAAGTTGAAGTGCATCAACATTCAAATCGCTTTGAACTGGGCTTATTTTGgtgcaatttttcaaattcatatgGAACTTGTAAGACATGAGCAAGAGAAAAAAGGTCCTGCAAGTGATTTTTGGTTAATGAAGCCTTATCAGTGTAATCGGCTTCTCTTTAAATTGGAGAAGCAGGAGAGTTTTCGACTTTTCCTATTGAAATCATTATAAAATTCTTCAACTTCGTCTCTGAAGAAAAAACTATAGGAAATCGTAGTCCTACTTATTCATCctaatttccttttaaaaaacATGGGGCATCTAGGAATTATTTCGCTAAGAGATTTtcttttgttgaaaaaaaattatttgaaaaattttcaaattaaaccattttAGGTTTCAACTCAAGCTaatttttggtttggttaaatttaaatttgtttaatttaaattcgaattgagttttaGTCAAAAGATTCAAttcgttttttaaattaagctcAACTCGAGTTAGACATAATTCAACTCAATCTAACATAAAAGTAAGGTAGATAActcgattcgattcaaattttacccttgattcaattcaaattatgtcaaaaaaattgttaaaaccaCATCATATTGCTCATTGTTAGATAAAACTTAgtcattttgtcaatgagtcatgaatttgaaccataaatacaaatcacaaattcaaaccataaactCAAGTTGAAATCAAACTACACATGCAAATCATTTTCTtccaaactaaactcaaaccacTTTTAATTTTGGCTGAACAAACTcgagtcaaattatttttcattcgaGCCAACCTCAAGCCAAAAGGTATTCGAGCTTAACTCAGTTCATTTTCACCCCTGTAATGATCCTTCCTGCGCTGGAGTTTTGTTTCGCTAGCCCTGTTTACAGTAACTATCCCCACAATGAAAGGAAGCAGGCAACATTTACTTTAGCTACGCTAACATCGGAGAATTCAGATGAGAGAGTACAGATAACAACAGATTACTTCACAACAATAATGGTTGAAAAATACATGAATGGCTTTGATGGTTGAAAAATACAGAAGGCAGCTTCTCAATAAGGTGAAgaactaaaatgaatttttgtGCTTCCGTGGTTATTAAGTTTATGTTAGCTCCACAAGTATGATAATTTCTCACCATGTAATTAACAGAAAATTTAGTCAACAGAATTGCCAATTTGAGGCTATTAATGAATATCTATTTCTGAACTTGGTTCACACCAGGACGGTACTCTCCAATTCCTAGCAGATCCTGAAAATTGGTAAATACAGATttgtcatgttttttttttcggtgagtaaatttttttttttatttgtcatgttcagtaagagaaaataaaaaacttcacTGTTATCAGAAAATGCTTGCCCTAtgcaaacattattttttatgctaCCAAGGGCTATTCTAGGGGCAAGACATATTTGATacaaatttatcaatataaagTAAGGAGgtaaaataaaagaagttgGAACCAAGATAAGCAAGACTGAGGGTAGGAAATGAGACAATGCAAGTGAAGGTCATAGGGCAAGCTGTACATTTTTTGCTGTCGACTACTACTGATAGAGCCACCACTGTAACATAATAAAGATCATTTTGAGAAGACAAAAACTAATTCTAGTTAACACTGGATTCACCTTGCTTTGTTTAGCTAATGTGTAATATGTGCATAGCTGAATTGAGTAAGAAGTTAAGCTCAAGACTAACTTGATCAAACATGTAGAAAGGTGACCATGGAATCAGTAAGTAATTGGCAGTATCATTAAGGCAATTGTAGCAAATTTCAGAACAAACATGGGGAAAACATATACCTGGCACGCTTTATTTTTAGCTCTGGTTTCTGCTGTACTCGGGATATcatggtttggttttaaaaatctcTTCTCACGCCGATCACATGAGCCCCATCCATCTGAGAACCTACCACCCCTGGTATCAACAAAAAACAATACAAAAgaataatttagataaaacaATTACAGATTATTGCTAAAATGTTATTGAAAGTTACGGATTTTTACTAAAACTGTCAAGAGAACATACTGCATGTATGCCCGAACCACAAATTCAGCACGAAGAACATTACGGTTTTCATCGAATTCTATAGTCTTGTCTTTGATTTCATAGGAAAGATTGAAGTAAAATGATATCTTCCTCCAAC
Encoded proteins:
- the LOC123202390 gene encoding putative E3 ubiquitin-protein ligase XBAT31, whose translation is MGQRISCRKGHKHALFSAVEDGDLQLIEAMVETDSTVLQIRDGYGRQSALHLAAAYGQIEVLSMLLDRFFLYTKPDVLNRYKQTPLMVAAMHGKASCVKKLIESGAFILKFDSLHGRTCLHYAAYYGHPDCLQAILTAGRTSPIADSWFFSLLCEFAFQYNHFMTELDGIGRGFARFVNIRDENGATPLHLAARHGWSECVHSLLENGALVCASTGGNGYPGSTPLHFAAQASSLECIRELLAWGADRLQPDASGRIPYVIALKYKHQASAALLNPSSAEPLVWPLQLRFMTDLNPETKAQLEKALMERNKEWEKAILNKTTPSLPSPSPSEAGDVELCCICFERVYSIEIRACGHQMCDQCTLALYCHKKLDLTTAVPEAPSCPFCRCSIANLVAVKVINDVTEMEVSHSNPRRSKKSRNSGEGSSSSFMGLSTMGSFVKIGGRNSGKLAAECNEAGDKFLQMVAADPHSCLVS